The following coding sequences lie in one Oncorhynchus kisutch isolate 150728-3 linkage group LG3, Okis_V2, whole genome shotgun sequence genomic window:
- the LOC109881661 gene encoding uncharacterized protein LOC109881661, with translation MADEEAVPGVEGPLVAVTFQRNPHQKQKYLESQPKALGVTQIALSAFYISSVIVILTNGLSEVVLDPPQIIGSVFVIIAGCLAIAAQNLHLPTLKACLGMQVVACVASVFNLIVSVARMEAPSYVCWRYGEGNLTDYYKTCVLFNNSATHYFAELILIQTAIIAISVTLAAYCCKVVNCCSPGRRMPVITVQVPTAQQ, from the exons ATggcag ATGAAGAGGCTGTTCCTGGTGTAGAGGGTCCACTTGTCGCAGTGACATTTCAGAGGAATCCTCaccaaaaacagaaatacctggaGTCTCAACCCAAAGCACTGGGG gTGACTCAGATTGCCCTCAGTGCGTTCTATATCAGTTCTGTCATTGTCATTCTCACCAACGGCTTGAGCGAAGTGGTTCTAGACCCACCACAAATCATTGGATCAGTGTTT GTGATCATAGCTGGTTGTTTGGCCATAGCTGCACAGAATCTCCATCTTCCCACC CTGAAGGCCTGTCTGGGGATGCAGGTAGTGGCCTGTGTAGCATCAGTGTTCAACTTGATCGTCTCTGTGGCAAGAATGGAAGCACCCAGTTATGTCTGTTGGAGATATGGTGAAGGGAACCTCACTGATTACTACAAGACTTGCGTTTTATTTAAT AATTCTGCTACTCATTACTTTGCTGAGTTGATCCTGATACAAACTGCTATCATCGCTATCTCTGTCACGCTGGCTGCCTACTGCTGTAAGGTGGTCAACTGCTGCTCCCCGGGACGACGAATG CCGGTGATCACAGTCCAAGTCCCTACTGCTCAGCAATGA